The sequence TGGTGACGCTCAGGGTGATCGCGAATTCCCGGAAGAGCCGGCCCACGATGTCGCCCATGAAAAGCAGCGGGATCAGGACGGCGATGAGCGAGACGGTGAGGGCCAGGATGGTGAAGCCGATCTGGGCGGAGCCCTTCAGCGCCGCCTGGAGCGGCGTTTTCCCATCCTCGATGTAGCGCGAGATGTTTTCGATCATGACGATGGCGTCGTCCACCACGAAGCCCGTGGAGATCGTCAATGCCATGAGTGTGAGGTTGTTCAGGCTGTACCCCAGCAGGTACATCACACCGAAAGTGCCCACGAGCGACAAGGGCACCGCCACGCTGGGGATGATGGTGGCGGCCAGGGTGCGCAGGAACAGGAAGATCACCATCACCACCAGCGCGATAGTCAACAGCAAGGTGAATTCCACGTCCTCCACAGAGGCCCGGATGGTGGTGGTGCGGTCCGTCAGGATGGTGAGCTCGACAGAGGAGGGCAGGGAAGCCCGGAGCTGCGGCAGCAATTCCTTGACCCGGTCCACCACCGCGATGATGTTGGCCCCGGGCTGGCGCTGGATGTTCAGGATCACGGCCGGGGTCGCGTTCTTCCAGGCCGCCAGCCGTGTATTCTCGACATCGTCGATGACCGTGGCCACGTCGGAAAGGATGATGGGCGCGCCGTTCTTGTAGGCCACCACCAGGGGCCGGTACTCCTCGCTGGTGAGGAGCTGGTCGTTGGCGCCGATGGAATAGGCTTGCCGGGCCCCGTTGAAGCTGCCCTTGGCCTGGTTCACATTGCTCTGGCCGACGGCTGCGCGGACATCGCCGAGGGTCAGGCCGTAGGAGGCCAGGGCGCCGGGATTGGCCTGGATGCGGACCGCGGGTTTTTGACCCCCGCTGATACTGACCAATCCGACTCCTGGCAGCTGCGAAATCTTTTGGGCCAGCCGCGTGTCCGCGAAGTCCTCCACCTTCGACAGCGGCAGCGTCTTCGAGGTGAGCGCCAGGGTCAGGATGGGCGCGTCGGCGGGGTTGGTCTTGCTGTAGATGGGCGGATTGGGGAGGTCCCGGGGCAGGTAGGTGCCCGCGGCATTCACGGCCGCCTGGACCTGCTGTTCGGCCACATCGATGTTGAGGTCCAGCACGAACTGCAGCGTGATGATCGAGCTGCCGCCGGAGCTGGTGGAGGACATACGGTTCAGGCCGGGGAGCTGGCCGAACTGGCGCTCCAGCGGAGCGGTGATGGCCGAGGCCATAACGTCGGGGCTGGCACCCGGATAGAAGGTCACCACCTGGATGGTGGGGTAGTCCACTTGGGGCAGGGCCGAGACGGGCAGCTGGCGGAAGGCGAGGATTCCCACCAGCAGCAGCCCCGCCATCAGCAACGAGGTCGCGATGGGCCGCAGGATGAAGGGGCGCGAGGGATTCATGCTCGAGGCCCGCCATGGTTCAGTTTGGAAAGAAAAAAACCACGAAGGGACACGAATAAGACACAAAGGCTTTCGTTCATGCTCTTCCTGTGCCTTCGTGGCTGCCCCTCGTGAACGGTAGTCCCCCCGAAAGCCATGGCTACTTGCCTTTTCCTGGAACCACGCCCTCTGCTTTCGGAAGGCTCACCTTGCTGCCGGGCCTCAGCTTCTCAAGCCCGTCGGTCACCACCAACTCACCTGCTTCCAGGCCGCGCTTCACCGCCGTGTCATCCCCTTCGGTGCCCTGCACTTCGATGGGCCTCATCTCCACGGTGTTGTCGGCCTTGATGACATAGACGAAGGCCCCTTGGGGGCTGCGCTGGACCGCAGCGGTGGGAATGATCACGGTGTCGCGGACCGTGTCCACTTTCAGCCGCGCGTTGACGAACTGGTTGGGAAAGAGAGCTGCGTCCTCGTTGGCGAAGAGCGCTTTGAGTTTTACCGTTCCTGTCGTGGTGTCCACCTGGTTGTCGATGGCGGCAAGCGAACCAGAAGCGAGCCGGGATTTTAGATCCCGGTCCCAGGCCTCCACTGGGAGACGAACTCCCTTGCGGTTTTGCGCCATCACTCTCTGGATGCTGTCGGCCGGAATGGTGAAGACGATGTTGATGGGCTGGATGGGGGCGATGACCGCCAGGCCTGTGGGATCCGAAGCGCGCACCATGTTGCCTGGATCTACGAGCCTCAGGCCCACGCGCCCCGAGATGGGAGCAGTGATGCGGCTGAATGTCAGGTTGAGCTTGGCGCTCTCCACCTGGGCCTTGTCGGATTTCAGGGCGCCCTCCACCTGGTTCACGGTGGAGGTTTGGGCATCCAATTGCTGTTTTGGGAGGATGCCCTGCTGCACCAGGCTGCGGAACCGCTCCTGGTCCATGCTGGCGTTCTTGAAAGCGGCCTCGTCCTTCGCCATCTGTCCCTCGGCTTGCATGAGCTGGACCTGGAAAGGCCGGGGATCGATCTCTGCGAGAAGCTCTCCTTGGCGCACCGCCTGGCCTTCAGTGAAGTGAACCTGGACCAGCTGCCCGTCCACCCGGCTGCGGACCGTGACGGTATTCAAGGCGGTGACGGTGCCAAGTCCCGTGAGGCTCACGGCCATGTCGCCCTTCCGGGCCTTGGCGGCCACCACAGGCACCGCGCGGCCCGCCCCCGTAGCGGCGCTGGCGGCGGTAGTCTTCGTGGAACGAGATAGGAGGATGACTGTGG comes from Holophagaceae bacterium and encodes:
- a CDS encoding MdtA/MuxA family multidrug efflux RND transporter periplasmic adaptor subunit yields the protein MDASFPNSTPTLETGQSSAPFLKRWRLWLLVGGVAVVSTVILLSRSTKTTAASAATGAGRAVPVVAAKARKGDMAVSLTGLGTVTALNTVTVRSRVDGQLVQVHFTEGQAVRQGELLAEIDPRPFQVQLMQAEGQMAKDEAAFKNASMDQERFRSLVQQGILPKQQLDAQTSTVNQVEGALKSDKAQVESAKLNLTFSRITAPISGRVGLRLVDPGNMVRASDPTGLAVIAPIQPINIVFTIPADSIQRVMAQNRKGVRLPVEAWDRDLKSRLASGSLAAIDNQVDTTTGTVKLKALFANEDAALFPNQFVNARLKVDTVRDTVIIPTAAVQRSPQGAFVYVIKADNTVEMRPIEVQGTEGDDTAVKRGLEAGELVVTDGLEKLRPGSKVSLPKAEGVVPGKGK